One window from the genome of Oryza glaberrima chromosome 3, OglaRS2, whole genome shotgun sequence encodes:
- the LOC127767200 gene encoding UPF0496 protein 1, with product MGNSSSSSGSHRPPRPASSESALPPAAAAAEELSSYEAACRSDPELRTFDTTLQRRTSRAISTLAVGVEVRSLSLESLREVTGCLLDMNQEVVRVILDCKKDIWKSPELFDLVEDYFESSLHTLDFCTGLDKCLKRARDSQLLLHVALQRFDDEEDNDAAAAGQEDAAPSARYARTLHELRQFKAAGDPFTEEFFSAFQAVYRQQLTMLEKLQQRKHRLDKKVRAIKAWRRVSSIIFATTFAAVLICSVVAAAIAAPPVAAALAAAASIPVGSMGKWIDSLLKGYQDALRGQKEVVSAMQVGTFIAIKDLDSIRVLINRVELEISSMIDCVEFAERDEEAVKFGVEEIKKKLEVFMKSVEDLGEQADRCSRDIRRARTVVLQRIIRHPS from the coding sequence ATggggaacagcagcagcagcagcggcagccaccggcctccccggccggcgagctcggagTCGGCGctgccgcccgcggcggcggcggcggaggagctgaGCTCGTACGAGGCGGCGTGCCGATCAGACCCGGAGCTGCGCACGTTCGACACCACGCTGCAGCGGCGCACGAGCCGCGCCATCTCGACGCTGGCGGTGGGCGTGGAGGTGCGTTCGCTGTCCCTCGAGTCCCTCCGCGAGGTCACCGGCTGCCTCCTCGACATGAACCAGGAGGTGGTGCGCGTCATCCTCGACTGCAAGAAGGACATCTGGAAGAGCCCCGAGCTGTTCGACCTCGTCGAGGACTACTTCGAGAGCAGCCTCCACACCCTCGACTTCTGCACCGGACTCGACAAGTGCCTCAAGCGCGCCCGCGACTCCCAGCTCCTCCTGCACGTCGCGCTCCAGCGgttcgacgacgaggaggacaacgacgccgccgccgccggccaggaGGACGCCGCTCCCTCCGCCCGGTACGCGCGCACGCTCCACGAGCTGCGCCAGTTCAAGGCGGCCGGGGACCCCTTCACCGAGGAGTTCTTCAGCGCCTTCCAGGCCGTGTACCGGCAGCAGCTGACCATGctggagaagctgcagcagcgcAAGCACCGGCTCGACAAGAAGGTCAGGGCGATCAAGGCGTGGCGCCGTGTGTCGAGCATCATCTTCGCCACCACCTTCGCGGCCGTGCTCATCTGCTCGGTGGTTGCCGCGGCCATCGCTGCCCCACCAGTCGCGGCGGCATTGGCCGCAGCTGCTTCCATTCCGGTGGGATCTATGGGGAAGTGGATCGATTCTCTACTGAAAGGGTATCAGGACGCTCTCCGTGGACAGAAGGAGGTGGTGAGCGCAATGCAGGTGGGGACGTTCATTGCCATCAAGGATTTGGACAGTATCAGGGTGCTCATCAACCGGGTGGAGTTGGAGATCAGCTCGATGATCGACTGCGTAGAGTTCGCTGAGCGAGATGAGGAGGCGGTCAAGTTTGGGGTTGAGGAGATCAAGAAGAAGCTGGAGGTCTTCATGAAGAGTGTAGAGGATCTAGGAGAGCAGGCAGATCGGTGTAGCCGGGATATTCGTCGGGCAAGGACCGTCGTGCTACAGAGAATCATCCGGCATCctagctga